In Candidatus Methylomirabilota bacterium, the following are encoded in one genomic region:
- a CDS encoding metal ABC transporter ATP-binding protein, translating into MRPLVEIDNVSFTYGEVSVLEGINFTVEAGDFLGIIGPNGSGKTTLLRLMLGLLQPTRGEVRLFGHPPAAFTQWGRLGYVPQKATFDASLPATVREVVASGLVATLGMLGRASAAQRRRVDEVLAQVGMEVHAARRIGALSVGQQQRVLIARALVAKPELLILDEPTGGVDPEAQTSFHALLHHLNREREVTLVLVSHDIGVVAREVTRLACLNRRLIFHGRPGDFLGDAALAALYGPTVRVVSHEH; encoded by the coding sequence ATGCGGCCCCTCGTCGAGATCGACAACGTCAGCTTCACCTACGGCGAGGTGTCGGTGCTGGAGGGCATCAACTTCACCGTCGAGGCCGGCGACTTCCTCGGCATCATCGGTCCCAACGGCTCCGGCAAGACCACGCTGCTGCGCCTGATGCTGGGCCTGCTCCAGCCCACGCGCGGCGAGGTGCGGCTCTTCGGGCATCCCCCGGCGGCCTTCACGCAGTGGGGACGCCTGGGCTATGTCCCGCAGAAGGCCACGTTCGATGCCTCCCTGCCCGCGACCGTCCGCGAGGTCGTCGCGAGCGGGCTCGTCGCCACCCTGGGCATGCTCGGGCGCGCGAGCGCGGCCCAGCGGCGGCGGGTGGACGAGGTGCTCGCCCAGGTCGGCATGGAGGTGCACGCGGCGCGGCGCATCGGCGCGCTCTCCGTGGGCCAGCAGCAGCGCGTCCTGATCGCGCGCGCCCTCGTGGCCAAGCCCGAATTGCTCATCCTCGACGAGCCCACCGGCGGCGTGGACCCGGAGGCGCAGACGAGCTTCCACGCGCTGCTCCATCATCTGAACCGCGAGCGCGAGGTCACGCTGGTTCTGGTGAGCCACGACATCGGCGTGGTGGCCCGCGAGGTCACGCGCCTGGCCTGCCTCAACCGCCGCCTGATCTTCCACGGCCGCCCCGGCGACTTCCTCGGCGACGCCGCCCTCGCCGCGCTGTACGGCCCCACCGTGCGCGTGGTCTCGCACGAGCACTGA
- a CDS encoding cation transporter: MALVGSFLLVELALAAWTGSVSLLADAVHMLVDAGGILLSLGAIWFAERPAT; encoded by the coding sequence TTGGCTCTCGTGGGGAGTTTCCTCCTGGTCGAGCTCGCGCTCGCCGCCTGGACGGGCAGCGTGTCGCTGCTCGCCGACGCCGTGCACATGCTCGTGGACGCGGGCGGCATCCTCCTGAGCCTGGGCGCGATCTGGTTCGCCGAGCGCCCCGCCAC
- a CDS encoding metal ABC transporter permease, with the protein MPEFLAYDFMRRAFVAGAMTAMICPAIGVFLVPRRLSLIADTLAHIALAGVALGLLLGVSPLLGALVVTVLGAVGIEGLRTRGALAGDASLAVFLSGGFALAVVLISLARGFNADLFAVLFGSILTVSPTDIWLIVALAAVVGVTIGTFYRQLFAVTMNEDLARTSGIPVAILNLILTLLTALTTVVAMRMVGVLLVSAMIVIPTLTGFALGRSFRQALIIGIAMALVSVASGLIAAYYLRLAAGGAIVLTALLIFAAASLVRRAVPRAPQVAALILATALALVAPVADAQDPACKRWREGFASMPVQMLTIETGRKSIAARVRMAMTPEQQAAGFQCATPQEIERNLILFDFGREISTQFHMQNVPAPLDIAFAKADGRIFAILRMEPSPTALYGPMGEFRYALEARKGFFESQSVRQGESRLVVPR; encoded by the coding sequence ATGCCCGAGTTCCTCGCCTACGACTTCATGAGGCGCGCCTTCGTGGCGGGCGCCATGACCGCCATGATTTGTCCGGCTATCGGCGTTTTTCTCGTCCCTCGGCGCCTCTCGCTGATCGCCGACACGCTGGCCCACATTGCGCTGGCGGGCGTGGCCCTGGGCCTGCTCCTCGGCGTCTCCCCACTGCTGGGCGCCCTTGTCGTCACCGTGCTGGGCGCGGTCGGCATCGAGGGCCTGCGGACGCGGGGGGCGCTCGCGGGCGACGCCTCGCTGGCCGTGTTCCTCTCCGGCGGCTTCGCGCTCGCGGTCGTGCTGATCAGCCTGGCCCGCGGCTTCAACGCCGACCTCTTCGCGGTGCTCTTCGGCAGCATCCTCACCGTGAGCCCCACCGACATCTGGCTCATCGTCGCCCTCGCCGCGGTGGTGGGCGTGACCATCGGAACCTTCTACCGGCAGCTCTTCGCGGTGACCATGAACGAGGATCTCGCCCGCACCAGCGGCATCCCCGTGGCCATCCTCAACCTCATCCTCACGCTCCTGACCGCGCTCACCACCGTGGTGGCCATGCGCATGGTCGGCGTGCTCCTGGTGAGCGCCATGATCGTGATCCCCACGTTGACCGGCTTCGCCCTGGGGCGGAGCTTCCGCCAGGCCCTGATCATCGGCATCGCGATGGCGCTGGTCTCGGTGGCCTCCGGCCTCATCGCCGCCTACTACCTGCGCCTCGCCGCCGGCGGCGCCATCGTGCTCACCGCGCTGCTGATCTTCGCGGCCGCGTCCCTCGTGCGGCGGGCGGTGCCGCGGGCGCCCCAGGTCGCCGCGCTCATCCTCGCCACCGCGCTCGCCCTCGTGGCGCCCGTCGCGGACGCGCAGGATCCCGCGTGCAAGCGCTGGCGCGAGGGCTTTGCGAGCATGCCGGTGCAGATGCTCACGATCGAGACCGGCAGGAAGAGCATCGCCGCCCGCGTCCGCATGGCCATGACCCCGGAGCAGCAGGCGGCGGGCTTCCAGTGCGCGACGCCCCAGGAGATCGAGCGGAACCTGATCCTGTTCGACTTCGGCCGCGAGATCTCGACCCAGTTCCACATGCAGAACGTGCCCGCGCCGCTCGACATCGCCTTCGCCAAGGCGGACGGCCGCATCTTCGCCATCCTCCGCATGGAGCCGAGCCCGACCGCCCTCTACGGGCCCATGGGCGAGTTCCGCTACGCGCTGGAGGCGCGCAAGGGCTTCTTCGAGAGCCAGAGCGTGCGCCAGGGCGAGTCCCGCCTGGTGGTGCCGCGCTGA